From the Sphingobium yanoikuyae genome, the window CCCATCTGGACCGCCAGGATCGACGTCGCGATACCCCAGGGGATCAGGAAACAGGCAAGCCCGGCCCCAACCCAGCCCAACTGGCGATGGAGATCGGTTCGCCGCTGCGCCACCAGCAGCGCCTGCGCCAGGAACAGCAGCGTCCATGCCAGCAGCGACAGCGCATGGACATGCACCCACCAGGGCACGGTCGCCACGTCGACATAGCCGCGCAGGGCAAAGCTGCCGAAGCCACCAATCACGGTGACGGCGACCAGCGCCGCCATGCCGGTAAAGATGCGCCGTTCCCGCGCCTGTCGCTCCACTGCACCGATTGCCGTCGCCATTGCGTCGACCTCCCGCTCTTTGGCAACAATAGCGCAGCGACCACGCCCAATATTGTAAGAAGTCGCCACGTTCAGGCTCGGCGCTTGCGCCCGCCCGTCGTTTGCGCCAGCAAACCCGCCACAGACCGCATAACAGGGGGAGCTTTTCTATGAGTTGGACACGTCGCAAGCCGATGGAGGCGATGACGCCCCAGGGAGGCGGCCACAGCATGGCGCGCACCCTGTCCTGGCCGCATCTGCTGGCGCTGGGCGTCGGCGCGATCGTCGGCACCGGCATCCTCACCCTGATCGGCGTCGGCGCCGATCGCGCCGGCCCCGCCGTCCTCATCTCCTTCGCCATTGCCGGCGCGATCTGCGCCTGCGCCGCGCTCGCCTATGCCGAACTGTCGACGATGATGCCGGCGGCGGGCAGCGCCTACAGCTACTCCTACGTCGTGCTGGGCGAAGGCATTGCCTGGATCGTGGGGTGGAGCCTGATCCTCGAATATTCGCTGGTCGTCTCGACCGTGGCGGTCGGCTGGTCGGGCTATGCCGCCCCGCTCCTCACCCCGCTCGGCTTTCCCGAGGCACTGACCAAGGGGCCGGAGCTTGGCGGCCTCATCAACATCCCCGCCATCTTCATCATCGGCGTTGTCGCCGCCCTGCTGATGTTCGGCACGCGCGAAAGCGCCCGGCTCAACACGCTGCTGGTGCTGATCAAGATCGCGACCTTGAGCCTGTTCGTCTGGGTCGCCCTGCCCGCCTTCGACGCCCAGCATCTTGAACCCTTCATGCCCTTCGGCTTTGCCAAGCATATGGGGCCTGACGGCATCGAGCGCGGCGTGATGGCCGCCGCCGCCATCATCTTCTTCGCCTTCTACGGCTTCGACGCGATCTCGACCGCGGCGGAGGAAG encodes:
- a CDS encoding amino acid permease, which gives rise to MSWTRRKPMEAMTPQGGGHSMARTLSWPHLLALGVGAIVGTGILTLIGVGADRAGPAVLISFAIAGAICACAALAYAELSTMMPAAGSAYSYSYVVLGEGIAWIVGWSLILEYSLVVSTVAVGWSGYAAPLLTPLGFPEALTKGPELGGLINIPAIFIIGVVAALLMFGTRESARLNTLLVLIKIATLSLFVWVALPAFDAQHLEPFMPFGFAKHMGPDGIERGVMAAAAIIFFAFYGFDAISTAAEEAKNPDRDLAIGIVGSLIVCTLIYVLVAAAAVGAMPFTRFADSPEPLALILREMGQGSIARIVAIAAVIALPTVLLGFLYGQSRIFLVMARDGFLPQSLARISKRGTPARITAVTAVLVAVIAGVLPIDQIAALANAGTLIAFTAVGACLLILRRRAPDLKRPFRTPAATLVGLGAVLGCAYLFLSLPMKTIYACLIWNAIGLAVYFLYGQKRASAAR